GCAAGTACTATGGCATATCGTATTGCCTCAAGCATTACGAATGATGGTGCCTTCATTTATTAATCAGTGGATAGCCTTAATTAAAGATACTTCATTAGCTTATGTGGTGGGTGTAGGTGAACTTTCATTCTTAGCGACACAAGTTAATAACCGTAGCATGGTTTATCCAATGGAAGTCTTTCTGTTCGTTGCGTTTATCTATTTTGTTCTCTGTTTTTCATTGGAAATTATTGCAAATAGAGTGGCTAAATTATTCTCAACACAAAAAGAGAAACGCCCCTTTTGGCAAATAGTGTTGCCATTTAAACGAAAATATCCACTCCCTATTAACTAAGACTAATTAAATTAGGGCTTTCTGGCTGTTTACGATATGACTCTGGTGGGAAGTGGTTTAAACTTTTATGAGTTTGGTTTAGGTTATAATTTTGCTAACAAAACCAAGCTATTAAAACCGTTTTACTGTAACTTATTCCGTTAAATATGGCATAGCTCAATTTAATTATTTTTACAATAATTCAATAGATCTGATGAAATAGAAGTTATTCGGAGAAATAGATAAAAAGGTTTCACTAAGAAAGTTTAGGCTAATAACGACAAAGTTTTGGTGACACCACGTAAACATTTGATTTAGAAGAGGGCCCTTTTTTACAAACAAAATATCCTTGGGAGACAAGATCATATCTTACATAGAGATTAAAAAATATGCCAAATAAAATACCAAAAATGAAGATCAACACTGTGACTATCGCAAGTTTGCTATTAATTTTGATTACTTGGTCTTTTATAGCGGACATCAGTAATATGTAAAATAGATAATAAGTAAAAGGCGATAAAAAAGGCATACTTGCTGTGACAAAAGAAAAATTTATTTTCTCTGCTAAAAAGAAATAATCAACATAATCCTCTAATGATAAAAAAATACAAATGAGAAAGAGAGGGATCATAATAAATGAAATTAAATATATTTTATCTTTAGTTTCAATATCCATAATTAATGACACCTATTTAATGATTTAACATAGAGATTAGATTCTGCAAAAGTGTTTTTTTCACAAATAAAATAACCTTTAGAAAGTAGATCTCTTTCAACATAGTAAGAAAAGAAAAAGCTAAAAAACACACCAAAAATAAAAAATAAGAGAAAAGAGAACATTATTTTTTTACTTCCTTTTATTGTCCTCTTTTTGGATGGTGGAAAAACCAATAAATAGAGAAGATAGAAAACAGCAGGTACCGTAAATAAAAAAACAGATGTTCTGAATGAGGTACTAATTTTTTCAGCGAGAGAAAAATAATGAATATAACTTTCTATTGAAATAAATAACTCCATTGAGAAAACAACGAACAAAAAAACTGAAACTACATAGATTATCTTTATTATATTATTATCAGACATTCCCTATTTCCTTATTCTATTCCTAAAAAAATCTCCGCACATCTCATTAAGTACTTACTTCTGTACTTAAATCACTAAATTGTGTATAATTCAATCAAAATAGATACAACTCACTGGATAATAAGATGAAAACGATAAATTATACAGAAGCAAGACAAAACTTAACTTCAATTATGAATGAAACAATTGATGATAGAGTACCCATCATGATCACAAGACAAAAGGGTATTCCATGTGTTCTTTTATCTCTTGATGAATACCAAGCACTAGAAGAGACAGCTTATCTGTTACGATCTCCAGCGAATGCGCGCCATTTGCTCGATTCAATTGATGAACTGAACCAAGGTAAAGGTATAGAAAAGGATATAACGGAATGAAATTAATTTTTTCTGAACAATCATGGAGTGATTATCTTTATTGGCAACAAATGGACAAGAGAATAATTAAACGCATTAACGAACTCATAAAAGATATTAAAAGAACACCGTTTAGCGGAATAGGTAAACCAGAGCCCTTGAAACATAATTTAGCAGGTTTTTGGTCAAGACGGATCACTGATGAACATCGCCTTATCTACCGTATTACTGATCCCGCTATAGAAATTGCATCATGTCGATACCACTATTAGCCTCCTTACATTTATCCTTTTTCACTCTTAAAGGATCTCAAAGTATTTTTAAGCTTTAGATTTTCCTTCTACGCAATCGATTACTTTTTTAGGTGCAGTTATTGTTTTATTTGTGTAGGATAAAGCGAAAAACATTTTTTTTGGGATCTTTTGTCTATGAGCATGTCATCACCAAATTCTGGTTCACAGGGTTTGCTCCAACGTGTGTTTAAGCTACAAGAACACGGCACAACCGCTCGCACCGAACTAATTGCGGGTATCACGACGTTTTTAACGATGGTTTATATTATCTTCGTTAACCCTCAAATTCTCGCTGCTGCCAATATGGATATCAAAGCCGTCTTCGTGACGACCTGCTTAATTGCGGCTTTCGGCAGTATTTTAATGGGATTAGTGGCAAATTTACCTATTGCTGTTGCACCAGCTATGGGCCTAAACGCCTTCTTTGCCTTTGTGGTTGTTGGCGCAATGGGATATTCATGGGAAGTCGCTATGGGTGCGATTTTCTGGGGTGCTGTAGGTCTATTTTTACTGACTCTTTTTCGTATTCGTTACTGGATAATAGCGCATATTCCGCTAAGTTTACGTGTGGGTATTACGAGCGGTATCGGCCTTTTTATCGCCATGATGGGATTAAAAAACTCTGGTATTATTATTCCTAACAACGATACCATCGTCACTATTGGTAACTTTGCCTCTCATAACGTGTTATTAGGTGCATTAGGCTTTTTTATTATCGCCATTCTTGCCGCACGTAATATTCACGCAGCTATTCTTATCTCTATCGTTATCACCACAGTAATTGGCCTATTATTAGGCGATGTCACCTACCAAGGTATTTTCTCTCTTCCTCCTTCTATCACCACTGTTGTTGGTAAAGTAGATATTATGGGTGCCTTAGATATCGGCCTTTCTGGTGTGATTTTTGCCTTTATGTTAGTAAACCTATTTGACTCTTCAGGCACATTAATTGGTGTGACAGATAAAGCAGGTTTAACCGATGACAAAGGTAAATTCCCACGTATGAAACAAGCGTTATACGTCGATAGCTTAAGTTCTGTTGCAGGCTCTGCAATGGGTACATCGTCTGTAACCGCCTTCATCGAAAGTACTTCTGGTGTTTCTGTCGGTGGTCGTACAGGCTTAACTGCGGTTGTTGTGGGTATTCTTTTCTTACTTGCTATCTTCTTATCTCCACTGGCAGGCATGGTGCCAAGCTATGCAACAGCAGGCGCACTAATTTATGTGGGTGTATTAATGACATCCAGCCTTACGCGGGTGAAATGGGATGATTTAACTGAATCCGTTCCAGCTTTTATCACCGCAGTCATGATGCCATTTAGCTTCTCAATTACAGAAGGTATCGCACTAGGCTTTATTGCTTATTGTGTTATGAAGATAGGGACTTTCCGCTGGAAAGAAATTAATCTGTGTGTTGTGATTGTTTCATTAATGTTTATTTTAAAAATATTACTGATTGATACTCATGTTATTGATTTGAATTCTTTATTCTAATATTCAATAAATTAAGAACATCATGATACAGACAAACGGCACCAATAACGTGCCGTTTTTTATAAGAAAAGAGGTGATTATGCACGTACTTTTACAAGTAGATTTCCCTTATCATGGTCCTTTCGATAATGAAATGACACAAGCTATGGATGCATTATCTGCATCAATCAACCAAGAGCCTGGCTTTATTTGGAAAATTTGGACTGAAAATAAAGACACACAAAAAGCAGGTGGGATTTATCTCTTTGATTCAAAAGAAAATGCTCAAGCTTATCTAGAGAAACACAGCGCCCGATTAAAATCTTTTGGTATTCCAGAAGTACGTGGTGATATTTTTTCAATAAACCAAGCTTTAAGTTTAAAAAATCAAGCCTCTTTTTTGGCTAAGTAGCGAAAAGCACAAGTGTTATATACCACTTGTGCTTTTCTATTTTCTGCAATTACTCTACTTTCGTAGGCAACAACAAACCAAAGATAATGGAATCAGAAATCTCATCACCCACTATCCAACGCTGTTTAAGATAGCCTTCCTGTTCAAAACCTAATTTAGCTAATAAAGCAGCTGATGCTTTATTATTCGGATGAATATCCGCTTCTAAACGACGAACAGATAAATGTGTTTGGAGGTACGTGATAAATGCGACCATAGCTTCCTTCATGATCCCTTTCCCTTGATATGGCGTATCAAGGCAATATCCTATTTCGCCTCGTTGTGACTTAGGGTAATGATTAAAGAAAACACACATTCCCATTAATGCATTTGTCTCTTTGTCTATTACCGCTAAGCGCAGATACTCTTTTCTTTCCATATGGGTAATATCTTGGATGATATCTTCTTGCGCTTCTTGCAGTAATTGCCAAGGAAGATGGCTCCAGTAGCGAGTGACTTCAGGTGAACTCATAATATTAAACCAATTTTCAGCGTCTCCCATTTCAAAGGGACGCAAAATCAACCTTGATGTTTCAACCTGAATATCAGCGTAACGCATTTCTACTTTTCCTTATGAGTGTTTGGAGCCACGAATGCAATACAAACCGGCTCTGCAATAGCATTTGGCTCAGAACGGAACATTATCTCTTGAGTATCGGCTATTTTTAAACTCGGCCAGTGCTTTAATCCTTCATCAAAATGTGCTTTTTCACAGTAATAGCCCACTTCGCTGATCAACACGACGCCTTTCTCTTCTAATTGTTGAAGCGTAATATGGCGATTATAGATATTAGGCGGTTGTACATTTTTTTCTAATATCCACGGCTGTGAAGATAATGGTCTATCTTTGCCATAAAAAGTCACCCATTCATGCATATACTCGCCGCCCACATACGCAAGTGGCGTGTGATAATGCTGATACCAAGCTTGTTCAACATCTTGCACAAAGGTTTTTACACCAATAAATTTTTGACCCGCATTACGCACATTAGCGGCTTGTACGACGGTATAACCAGAAACAACCAACATACCAAAAACACCTAAACCATACAGTGCACCACGTAATGAACGTTTAGGCATTACACTAATTGAGCCCACAAAAAGTGCAGTCGCAATCGACATAAAGGGTTGTAACCACTCGCTGATACGCCCCCCTTCATGAAAACTAAACCAAGTAAAAATAATCACTAATGGAAATAACAAAATAAAATTCAGTAATTGGCTATCTGGAGATGCAGACCAACTTACACGGCCACCATAAAGACGTAATATAACCCACATCAAGATAACAGGATAAAAAACCGTCAGCGCAGCACGCGTCGTACGCAAATTAAAACGGCTCTCTATTTGAGAATCAACCCATTTAAACGCGGCAAAATCGGTTTGCCATAACCAAATAAAATTAGGGATAACAAAAGCAAGCCAAATCGCAATCGCCACATAAAAATAAGGCGATCGATAGCTCACCCGCACTTTAGGTACAAATAGGCTTAATAAAAAGACAGAACCCATAAAGGCTAGTGATGAGTATTTCCCCATTGTGGCAATACCCATAACAATAGCAAAGCCAATCCAATATTTTTGATTGTCATTGATTGCGCAGAGGAAAAAATAAAAAGCCCAAGCCCAGCAACCGACTAGAATATAGTTATCGTTATAAGGGATAATATCGAAGTTAATAATGCCAGATAAATTAAGCCCTAACATGGCAAACCATGCAAGATTAGCGTTACGAGTCAATTTATAAGCTAAATTCCAGACACCTAATAATCCAATAGCAATCACAATAAAGTGGATAAAATACCAATAAAAGCTAAAATCGACACCGCCATAAATAGCAGGTGACATTATAAAGCCAACAAACCAAGGATTTTTAGGGGAACCCCAACCACCATTGGTACCCCAATTGACTGCTTCTACGGCATCATAAGGCACCGTAGGGTCAAAAAGATAGCTGACTAAGATCCACAGTGTCGCATAGCCAATAACCCACCAATATACCGGTTTACGCAATTGCGCAGATGATAATGTCATAATAAATAGAAAGTTAAGTTGATAAATTTAATTTGGTCATTAAAAGATGTCACAACACAGTAAAGTATAGTGAAATGAACCGCACATTGTACGTGAGCAAAAATTAAATTGTCTTAAATTTGCGCTTTTATTGAAAATTTGTTTCTGATAGATTGCGCAACCAAGAAGATCACTACCGAGTTACCATTATGAATATGATTAAAAGAAAGCCCGCAGCAAAAACACGTAAAAAAACACGTGAAGAGCTGAACGCGGAAGGACGTGAACGCAAACGTCAAAAGAAACACCGTGGCAATCCTGCTGGTAACCGTCAGCAGGAAATGGAAAATAAAAACCAAACTAAAAATACAGTACCGAAAGATCCACGTATTGGTAGTAAAAAACCAATCCCTCTGATTGTGGGTGATACACCTAAAGTGGCGAAGAAAAAACCTGCGCCCGTCAAAGCAGAACCGGTTCGTTTAACACCTGAACAAGAATTAGACTTGTTAGAAAACGATACTCGTTTAGACGAATTACTGTCTCGCCTTGAAAATGGTGAAAAACTTAACGCTGAAGAGCAGGCTTATACTGAAAAAACCCTTGATCGTATTGACGAATTAATGGTTGAACTCGGTATTGAGTTTGAAGATGATGACGATGAAGAAAAAACTGAAGACATCATGCAATTACTAAAAGGTAAATAATCAAAAGGCTAAAAATTTGCTTTGATTACCTTACATCTAATGGATATCAGTAAGCTATTGATATCCATTAATTTTATATATTTTCCGTTTTTTTTACATTTGATTTATGTTTGAAAACACCCTTTTCTTGTGATGACATAAACAAACCTATCAAGCTCAGATAACTCCACCTATTCCTCTCTTATCATCCCTGATATTCTATTTTTCTATCTTTAATATACGAGTGATAAGAAATATGGATAACAGACAGCAGTACTTAGATATCGCAGCTGGGCAAGGAGAAAAAGTGCCCTCTCGTATAGTGGCTTTTCCTGCACAGCCACTAAACTATGCACTTATTGAGCAACGCCTAGAAGAGCAGACGGACTATACGGATGGTGAAATCAATTATCTGAGTGAAAATATTGATGATGGTTTTTTCTATCGTTGCCAACATGGCGATAATGAATTGCATTTTTTTGTCTGTCTTTATCCTCGAGATGAAGATTATGAAATACGCCCAATGTATTCGACAGATGAACTTACCCCGCAGTTATTAGCGCACGCAAATGCCACTACTCAAGATTTATTATTAGAAACGCTCTTTACCGAGGCGTTACATCCCTTAGCAAGTTACCGTCATCAACTGAATTTTCTAAATATTATTGCCCCTGAAATGGTTTTGGCATTAGATGAATCAGCGGCAGGTAAAGCCTTAACACCAGAGTGGATCCGCTTTCAATTAAAGACCCCCGATCTCTATCCTGAAGTAGAAAGCTTATATGTTATTCATGCAGTCTATGATACAGAAAACGATCCACCAACAATGTTTTGGTTCCATACTCATGGGCTCGCACGCTGTGGCTTAACAGAAGTCGATTTAGTTATTCCAAGTATGCTTGAATCTTACTATGGTATTCCTGATCTCTTCCGCTGCTTTGTTAACAACAGTATTAATCATCGCCAAATCGAATTTGGAGAACCAATGCTTTGTGGACAAACATCAACAGGTTTAGAGTATCTTGTTGCCTTACCTTTTGAAGAAGGTATCCGCCATATCAATCAATCAACACCTCTCGAAAACCTTAGACCTTTAGAAGAGATGCGTTATGACACTGAAGGCGCACCCAATGGTGTTTTCTTGGGTGATTTAGCCGATCGTGACGAATATCATCAACATCCTTCCTCTATGCTATTTAGAACCAATGAAGAAAATCCTGTTTTAGAGACCTTCTTTAAAGGTTATGAAGAGCAACAAGCAATGATGCTACTGCGTAGCAATGAAGAAACCTATGAGATGTCTGAAAAAGCCAAGCGACGCTGGGAATACTTCGTTTCTATGTTTGATAACTACAATCAACCATCTATTGAGAAAAAAAGTGGTTTTCTCTCCAAATTATTAGGTAAAGACAAACCCGAAGAGGCTGAAAACCCGTGGCAGTTTATGATCAAATTCGGTATTCCTTATGGTGAAGAGGAAGAAAAAGAGCTTGAACATATGTGGTTTGTGCCACAGTCTCGTGATGGCGACATCGTTTATGCCAAATTACTCAACGTGCCATTTTATGTTGAAGAGATGCAAGAAGGTGAAATCTATCCTATCAATATAGATTTAATAACAGATTGGGTCGTTTCATTCGAAGATAATAGTTATACCCCTAACAATATTTACCAACTTTTTAGCCACCAGCAGACTCACTAATTAGCTAACGATCTCATAATCTAATGCGGGTTTCTTATTTAATAATAATGAGAAACCCGCTTTTAATTTCAGTGAAATCTACTTTCATCTTGTGACCAGTTAACATTATTAATTGATTGTTATTTTGTTGCTACATTGATATCTCAACTCTTTACATTTTGTTTTTGTCTAGTAACAGATAGAGAAAACAGTCCGTTTTCCTCCCAATATCTTTTCTCTGGTTGATTTAAATCAAGTGTGGATAAGCGTAGAGTAGGCTAAATTATACCCAATAAAGATAATTATAATTCTCATTAGCATTAAAAATATTTATTATAATTATCCTGACTCTTATTATGTGAATTTTTATATACGTTAATAATTATCAGTATCATTATTTTTTGTATCAATATTCGTGGAAGAACGATTTATGTCACTGATCCCAAATCACAGTTATAAAATCTTGAGCTACTCACCTCAGATTAGCCCTGCATACAGGCAGAAGTTGCTATCTTTAGGTATGTTGCCTGGCGCTGTGTTTAACGTTATTCGTATCGCACCACTGGGTGACCCTATTCAAATAGAAACGCACCGAGTATCCCTCATTTTGAGAAAAAAAGATCTCGCACTTATTAACCTTAGCGAAGTGGTTCATAACGAAAAATAATCGTTATTTCTCATTCAACCAGGCAAGACAACTATTGGCATCACTATTATGACTCCTCTCACTATAGGCCTTATCGGCAACCCCAATGCTGGTAAAACGACACTTTTTAATCAGTTAACAGGCTCTCGCCAGCGCGTAGGTAACTGGGCGGGTGTGACGGTCGAACGCAAAGTTGGTCGTTTCACAACGACAAATCATAAAATTGAGCTCGTCGATTTACCCGGCACTTACTCTTTAACGACAATCTCAGAACAGACATCGCTTGATGAGCAAATTGCCTGTCATTTCATTTTAAGTAATGAAGCGGACATGCTGATTAACGTTGTTGATGCCTCTAATCTTGAACGAAACCTTTATTTGACATTGCAGCTTCTTGAGTTAGGCATTCCCTGCATTGTGGCATTAAACATGCTCGATATTGCAGAACATCAAGATATGCAAATTGATATCAAAGCGTTGTCTGAGCAACTGGGTTGCCCTGTTATTCCTATGGTTTCAACAAAAGCATCGGGAATGGATAAGCTCAAAGACGCGATTGACACTTTTCCTGCTGAAAAGAAAAAACCACAAGAATTACTCACATCCTACCCAATATGGTTACTTAATGAAGTCGAAGCGCTCGCTGAAAAAATTAACCATGATGAGTTTAATTTACAGCAACGCCGTTGGATGGCATTACAGTGTTTAGAAGGGGATATTTATACCCATCAGCGTGCTCAAGTTACCACCGAAGATATCAAAGCCATTCGTCAGCGAATTCAAGATGAACACAATAATGAACCCGAATTAGTCATTGCAGATGCCCGTTATCAAAATATTGAACGCATCTGTCATACTGTGATTAATATGGAGTCTATTAAGCCAAATATCCTGACACAAAATATCGATAAAGTGATATTAAACCGTTGGTTAGGTGTACCTATCTTCCTGTTTGTAATGTATTTAATGTTCGTTTTGGCGATTAACATCGGTGGAGCATTACAACCCGCTTTTGAAGGTGGATCTGAAGCCATCTTTATTCATGGTATTCAATGGATTGGTGCAACCTTTAACTTTCCAGAATGGTTAACCATTTTCCTTGCACAAGGTGTCGGTGGTGGTATCAATACTGTTCTTCCTCTCGTGCCACAAATCGGGATGATGTACTTGTTCTTATCTATCCTTGAAGATTCTGGCTATATGGCTCGAGCTGCTTTTGTAATGGACAGATTGATGCAGGCTTTGGGTCTGCCGGGTAAATCATTCGTACCGCTGATTGTCGGCTTTGGTTGTAACGTACCATCCATTATGGGTGCACGTACCCTCGATGCTCCAAGAGAACGATTAATCACAGTATTAATGGCACCGTTTATGTCTTGTGGTGCACGTTTAGCTATCTTTGCTGTTTTTGCCGCTGCTTTCTTTGGTAAAAATGGCGCGAGTGTGGTTTTCTCGCTTTATCTTCTGGGTATTGTTGTCGCTATTTTGACGGGGTTACTGCTAAAACATACCATTATGCGTGGTGAAGCTTCACCTTTCGTGATGGAACTGCCTGTTTACCATGTGCCTCATCTAAAAACCTTATTGATGCAAACTTGGCAACGTTTAAAAGGCTTCGTGATACGTGCTGGTAAAGTCATTATTATTGCCAGTATGTTTATCGGTGCATTAAATAGCTTTACCTTCTCAGGTAAACCTGCCGATAACATCAATGACTCTGCATTAGCATCGGTCAGTAAAGTGATCACACCATTATTGCAACCTATTGGTGTTCATAACGATAACTGGCAAGCAACGGTAGGTTTAGTCACAGGGGCGATGGCAAAAGAAGTGGTTGTAGGAACATTAAATACCCTTTATACCGCGGAAAGCATTGTGAACGAGCCTTTTGATCCTGAAGAATTCGATCTTTGGGGGGAAATTGGTGACGCTTTTGGTGAAACATGGGATAGCTTAAAAGAAACCTTTACCCTAGCCGCACTTTCTAATCCAATTGAAGCAAGTAAAGGTGATGGTGAAATGGATACCGGTACTATGGGTACCATGGGGGCTAAATTTGGCTCTGGTATTGCCGCATACAGCTACTTAATCTTTGTTTTACTGTATGTACCTTGTGTTTCAGTAATGGGTGCTATTGCCCGTGAAACAAGTCGTGGCTGGATGACCTTCTCCATTCTTTGGGGATTAAATATTGCTTACTCATTGTCAGCGCTGTTCTATCAAGTAGCAACCTTTAGTGAGCATCCGCAAAGTAGTGGCATAACCATTGCTGCCGTGGTGATCTTTAACTTAATTCTCTTTATCTTGTTGCGTAATGCCCGTAGTCGTCTAACAATAAACTTAAGCAATAAGCCTTCATTGGCTAAACAATGTTGTTCAAAAGGTAGTTGTCACTAGGTGACAAAGGAAAGGTAAGATGGCCAGTTTGATAGAAGTTCGTGATTGTATCGCCCTTAATGGTCGAGCCGATGCCCATCTTATTAGCCATCAACTCAATATGCCTGAACCGTTGGTACAAGCAATGTTAGAACGGCTCACATTGATGGGTAAGCTTCAAGAAGTAGATGTAGAGGAGTGTCTTACAGGCAGTTGTAAAAGTTGCCCTGAAGCCACTGCCTGCCAGACAAAGCTTTATCAATTAACCTAACAAATTGATAAATGCCATCACAAAAACCCTTACTTTATGTAGGGGTTTTTATCTAATGCTTAAGATGAATCATTTTCATCTTCCTATTTAATGATTTACTTTCCTAACTATCACGGCATAATCCTTTAAATATAGACGTAAAGACGTCTATTGTTATTTCACTTTATAAGAATATAAAATTATGCCAATAACTGAATTTTCATCGACCATTACAACCAGCAAACAAGGTGGATTACAGATGCAATGTGCATCACGCCAGTTTCAATTTTTACTTGATGAACCTATGTCATTAGGTGGAAAAGACAGTGCAATGAATCCTGTTGAAGCATTATTGGGTACATTAGGTGCTTGTAAGGGGATTGTTGCCAAAAGCTTTGCGCGTATGCATAAAATTAATCTCAACGACATTCGCATTGAAGTTAAAGGCGAATTAGATACCGATGGTTTTACGGGAAAAAATAAAGACGCCAAATTAGGCTTTAGTAAAATTACGACACACTTTTTTATTCAAGCTGATAATAGCGAAGAAGAAATTGCTGCATTTATCGCTTTTATTGAACGCACTTGCCCTGTTGCTGACACCATAAAGAATGCCCCTATTTTTGAGACATCTTTTCATCTTGAGAACGTGCTCGTATAAAAAGATTTATCACTGCCCAAATATGGGCAGTTTTTAGCACCCTATCACGTGATATCGCAGACATTCATTAATGCTTGAGCGAATTCATCAGGATGTGAAATAAACGGTGCATGAGCCGCATTACGGAAAATAACAGACGGTGAATGTGGATAAAAAGTATCTAATAATTCGGCCACTTTTCGAGGAACCAAACCGTCTAAATAACCGTAAAAACGAACAAAAGGACAACTCAACGTTTTCAATTCTTCTCGTAAATCCTCAGTACGCAGAATTTCTAATCCACCATTAAGCACCTCAACAGAAGGGAGTGGTTGCTCTAATACCACGGATTTTAATGCTTTCATATCTTCACGGGCACTTTGAGTACCCAATGTTTGCAGTGCTAAA
This portion of the Proteus vulgaris genome encodes:
- a CDS encoding DUF1240 domain-containing protein yields the protein MSDNNIIKIIYVVSVFLFVVFSMELFISIESYIHYFSLAEKISTSFRTSVFLFTVPAVFYLLYLLVFPPSKKRTIKGSKKIMFSFLLFFIFGVFFSFFFSYYVERDLLSKGYFICEKNTFAESNLYVKSLNRCH
- the yefM gene encoding YoeB-YefM toxin-antitoxin system antitoxin YefM — encoded protein: MKTINYTEARQNLTSIMNETIDDRVPIMITRQKGIPCVLLSLDEYQALEETAYLLRSPANARHLLDSIDELNQGKGIEKDITE
- the yihI gene encoding Der GTPase-activating protein YihI yields the protein MNMIKRKPAAKTRKKTREELNAEGRERKRQKKHRGNPAGNRQQEMENKNQTKNTVPKDPRIGSKKPIPLIVGDTPKVAKKKPAPVKAEPVRLTPEQELDLLENDTRLDELLSRLENGEKLNAEEQAYTEKTLDRIDELMVELGIEFEDDDDEEKTEDIMQLLKGK
- a CDS encoding DUF1240 domain-containing protein, with translation MDIETKDKIYLISFIMIPLFLICIFLSLEDYVDYFFLAEKINFSFVTASMPFLSPFTYYLFYILLMSAIKDQVIKINSKLAIVTVLIFIFGILFGIFFNLYVRYDLVSQGYFVCKKGPSSKSNVYVVSPKLCRY
- a CDS encoding DUF4026 domain-containing protein yields the protein MDNRQQYLDIAAGQGEKVPSRIVAFPAQPLNYALIEQRLEEQTDYTDGEINYLSENIDDGFFYRCQHGDNELHFFVCLYPRDEDYEIRPMYSTDELTPQLLAHANATTQDLLLETLFTEALHPLASYRHQLNFLNIIAPEMVLALDESAAGKALTPEWIRFQLKTPDLYPEVESLYVIHAVYDTENDPPTMFWFHTHGLARCGLTEVDLVIPSMLESYYGIPDLFRCFVNNSINHRQIEFGEPMLCGQTSTGLEYLVALPFEEGIRHINQSTPLENLRPLEEMRYDTEGAPNGVFLGDLADRDEYHQHPSSMLFRTNEENPVLETFFKGYEEQQAMMLLRSNEETYEMSEKAKRRWEYFVSMFDNYNQPSIEKKSGFLSKLLGKDKPEEAENPWQFMIKFGIPYGEEEEKELEHMWFVPQSRDGDIVYAKLLNVPFYVEEMQEGEIYPINIDLITDWVVSFEDNSYTPNNIYQLFSHQQTH
- a CDS encoding monooxygenase; its protein translation is MHVLLQVDFPYHGPFDNEMTQAMDALSASINQEPGFIWKIWTENKDTQKAGGIYLFDSKENAQAYLEKHSARLKSFGIPEVRGDIFSINQALSLKNQASFLAK
- the feoA gene encoding ferrous iron transporter A gives rise to the protein MSLIPNHSYKILSYSPQISPAYRQKLLSLGMLPGAVFNVIRIAPLGDPIQIETHRVSLILRKKDLALINLSEVVHNEK
- a CDS encoding NCS2 family permease, which codes for MSMSSPNSGSQGLLQRVFKLQEHGTTARTELIAGITTFLTMVYIIFVNPQILAAANMDIKAVFVTTCLIAAFGSILMGLVANLPIAVAPAMGLNAFFAFVVVGAMGYSWEVAMGAIFWGAVGLFLLTLFRIRYWIIAHIPLSLRVGITSGIGLFIAMMGLKNSGIIIPNNDTIVTIGNFASHNVLLGALGFFIIAILAARNIHAAILISIVITTVIGLLLGDVTYQGIFSLPPSITTVVGKVDIMGALDIGLSGVIFAFMLVNLFDSSGTLIGVTDKAGLTDDKGKFPRMKQALYVDSLSSVAGSAMGTSSVTAFIESTSGVSVGGRTGLTAVVVGILFLLAIFLSPLAGMVPSYATAGALIYVGVLMTSSLTRVKWDDLTESVPAFITAVMMPFSFSITEGIALGFIAYCVMKIGTFRWKEINLCVVIVSLMFILKILLIDTHVIDLNSLF
- a CDS encoding GNAT family N-acetyltransferase; the protein is MRYADIQVETSRLILRPFEMGDAENWFNIMSSPEVTRYWSHLPWQLLQEAQEDIIQDITHMERKEYLRLAVIDKETNALMGMCVFFNHYPKSQRGEIGYCLDTPYQGKGIMKEAMVAFITYLQTHLSVRRLEADIHPNNKASAALLAKLGFEQEGYLKQRWIVGDEISDSIIFGLLLPTKVE
- a CDS encoding Txe/YoeB family addiction module toxin; this encodes MKLIFSEQSWSDYLYWQQMDKRIIKRINELIKDIKRTPFSGIGKPEPLKHNLAGFWSRRITDEHRLIYRITDPAIEIASCRYHY
- a CDS encoding glycosyltransferase family 39 protein, translated to MTLSSAQLRKPVYWWVIGYATLWILVSYLFDPTVPYDAVEAVNWGTNGGWGSPKNPWFVGFIMSPAIYGGVDFSFYWYFIHFIVIAIGLLGVWNLAYKLTRNANLAWFAMLGLNLSGIINFDIIPYNDNYILVGCWAWAFYFFLCAINDNQKYWIGFAIVMGIATMGKYSSLAFMGSVFLLSLFVPKVRVSYRSPYFYVAIAIWLAFVIPNFIWLWQTDFAAFKWVDSQIESRFNLRTTRAALTVFYPVILMWVILRLYGGRVSWSASPDSQLLNFILLFPLVIIFTWFSFHEGGRISEWLQPFMSIATALFVGSISVMPKRSLRGALYGLGVFGMLVVSGYTVVQAANVRNAGQKFIGVKTFVQDVEQAWYQHYHTPLAYVGGEYMHEWVTFYGKDRPLSSQPWILEKNVQPPNIYNRHITLQQLEEKGVVLISEVGYYCEKAHFDEGLKHWPSLKIADTQEIMFRSEPNAIAEPVCIAFVAPNTHKEK